From Pleuronectes platessa chromosome 17, fPlePla1.1, whole genome shotgun sequence, one genomic window encodes:
- the sprtn gene encoding DNA-dependent metalloprotease SPRTN — protein sequence MEDDFLLALRLQEQFDTEYQTASSSSSSNRLDDAGQSSSKKRRLDVYPAGGSGAFPRWEKPERPLSIVDASWETLDPSPDVRAMFLDFNHTFFWGKLSGVEVKWSPRMTLCAGVCSYEGRGGLCSIRLSEPLLKLRPRKDLVETLLHEMIHALLFVTANNRDRDGHGPEFCKHMDRINDATGTSISVYHSFHDEVDVYRQHWWRCDGPCQNRKPYFGYVKRAMNRVPSAQDPWWADHQRTCGGTYTKIKEPEGYGQKGKKAGKTDGKKDMKKDVKKDGKTLPKEASGSGKPSSTATGSGLQDIRNMIPFTGKGFLLGGRSQTSTSSSPSHKPPVALVKTPSSNPVFSPPKKLFPPSSPAKALTSPFHSGISGAFSSSGQTTSTGKKPPKKRSVGNTRVFVSINGSPVRIPKPHSSSRSQVAEKTKQSSIEDLFESMGVRSSSGAETRRDSLTSPETSRSTALVSSLFPKQQSSSSARTPKRGPAVVLNRDSPDGPTQSKYFNSDSLSGAAAAGSQTSRKRPWDDRSGSASIFDYFQKTLGTESAASRESVKMRSPAVQQRTVTATATASSSSSNTSSLSATSSSSSSSSSSLTVSCPVCQVKVQQSKINEHLDSCLS from the exons ATGGAGGATGATTTCCTGCTCGCCCTGCGGCTCCAGGAGCAGTTTGACACCGAGTACCAGAccgcgtcctcctcctcctcgtcaaaCCGGCTCGATGATGccggacagagcagcagcaagaAGCGACGGCTGGACGTGTACCCCGCGGGCGGCAGCGGAGCTTTCCCCCGCTGGGAGAAGCCCGAGAGGCCGCTGTCCATCGTGGATGCGTCGTGGGAGACGCTGGACCCCAGCCCCGACGTCCGGGCCATGTtcctggacttcaaccacacgTTCTTTTGGGGGAAGCTCAGCGGGGTGGAGGTGAAGTGGAGCCCCAGAATGACCCT ctgtgctggtgtgtgttcgTACGAGGGTCGGGGGGGACTGTGCTCCATCAGACTCAGTGAGCCGCTGCTGAAACTGAGACCCAGAAAAGACCTGGTGGAG ACTCTCCTCCATGAAATGATTCACGCCCTCCTGTTTGTGACGGCGAACAACAGAGACCGAGACGGTCACGGTCCTGAGTTCTGCAAACATATGGACCGTATCAACGATGCCACTGGAACCAGTATCTCT GTCTACCACAGCTTCCACGATGAGGTTGATGTGTACCGGCAGCACTGGTGGCGGTGCGACGGGCCCTGCCAGAACCGCAAGCCCTACTTTGGCTACGTGAAGAGGGCCATGAACCGGGTTCCGTCGGCTCAGGACCCCTGGTGGGCGGACCACCAGAGGACGTGTGGCGGGACGTACACCAAGATCAAGGAGCCTGAAGGATACGGCCAGAAAGGAAAGAAGGCCGGGAAGACGGACGGGAAGAAGGACATGAAGAAGGACGTGAAGAAGGACGGGAAGACATTACCTAAGGAGGCCTCGGGAAGTGGGAAACCTTCCAGTACAGCTACAG gtTCTGGATTACAGGATATAAGGAACATGATCCCGTTTACTGGCAAAGGCTTCCTGCTCGGAGGGAGGTCACAGACCTCCACGTCTTCCTCCCCATCCCACAAACCACCAGTCGCTCTTGTGAAAACACCATCGTCCAACCCAGTGTTCTCTCCTCCTAAGAAACTCTTCCCCCCGTCGTCCCCGGCTAAAGCCCTCACCTCTCCCTTTCACTCTGGAATCTCCGGGGCCTTTTCCTCCAGCGGGCAAACAACCTCCACGGGCAAAAAGCCTCCTAAAAAAAGGTCCGTGGGAAACACCAGGGTGTTTGTCAGCATCAACGGGTCGCCGGTTCGAATCCCTAAACCACACAGTAGCAGCAGAAGCCAAGTagcagagaaaacaaagcagAGTTCCATCGAGGACCTTTTCGAAAGCATGGGTGTCAGAAGCTCATCGGGTGCTGAGACTAGAAGAGACTCACTGACGTCACCGGAGACTTCCAGGAGCACTGCCTTAGTCTCTTCCCTGTTTCCTAAACAGCAGAGTTCCTCCTCTGCCAGAACGCCTAAGCGAGGTCCAGCTGTGGTTTTAAACAGAGACAGCCCTGATGGACCAACACAGTCCAAATACTTCAACAGTGACAGTTtgtcaggagctgctgctgctgggagtcAGACCTCGAGGAAGAGGCCGTGGGACGACCGCAGCGGCTCGGCCAGCATCTTCGACTATTTCCAGAAAACATTAGGTACTGAGTCAGCAGCGTCGAGGGAGTCGGTGAAGATGAGATCACCTGCAGTGCAGCAAAGAACTGTGACTGCTACAGCCACcgcttcctcttcatcctctaacACGTCTTCTCTCAGCGCtacttcatcctcctcctcctcctcttcctcctcgctgACAGTCAGCTGTCCTGTGTGCCAGGTGAAGGTGCAGCAGTCGAAGATCAACGAGCATCTGGACTCCTGTCTCTCCTGA
- the exoc8 gene encoding exocyst complex component 8 has product MSETGNRLRKLLESPNFEPQNYVKHLSQQSDGDRDLQEHRQKIQNLADETAQNLKKNVYKNYRQFIETAKEISYLESEMYQLSHILTEQKSIMESITQALLSTDKDETSKEMQAAFPKETEELKQRTLTSLLEKVEGAKTIMDTPGRHLVYNGDLVEFDVDNMSPIQKVHAFLMNDCLLIATWLPNRRGTVKYKYNALYDLESFAVVNVKDNPPMKDMFKILMFPDSRIFQAENSKVKKEWLEILDETKKSKVTKERHKKEEEVPTSPVRAEVSTNPFDEDEPVDAQEGVDLSLEWIQELPEDLDVCIAQRDFEGAVDLLDKLNGYLKDQPVTQKVKELRLTVEERVRQLTEVLVFELSPDRSLRGGPKATRRAVSQLIRLGQSTKACELFLKNRAAAVQTAIRQLRIEGATLLYIHKLCNIFFTSLLETAKEFEMDFAGNTGCYSAFVVWSKSAMRMFVDAFTKQVFDSKESLSTAAECVKVAKEHCQQLTEIGLDLTFTLQSLLVKDIKAALQNYNDIIMEATKHRNSEEMWRRMNLMTPEALAKLKDEMCSCGIGSFEQYTGDDCWVNLSYTIVAFTKQMMSFLEEGLKLYFPELHMVLLESLREIILVAVQHVDYSLRCEQDPEKKAFILQNASFLHDTVLPVVERRFEEGVGKPAKQLQDLRKSTRPVRVNPESTTSMV; this is encoded by the exons ATGTCGGAAACCGGAAACCGGCTCCGGAAGCTGCTGGAGTCGCCGAACTTCGAGCCGCAGAACTACGTGAAGCATCTGTCGCAGCAGTCCGATGGCGACCGGGACCTGCAGGAGCATCGCCAGAAGATCCAGAACCTGGCGGACGAGACGGCGCAGAACCTGAAGAAGAACGTCTACAAGAACTACCGCCAGTTCATCGAGACGGCCAAGGAGATCTCGTACCTGGAGAGCGAGATGTACCAGCTGAGCCACATCCTCACCGAGCAGAAGAGCATCATGGAGAGCATCACCCAGGCGCTGCTGTCCACGGACAAGGACGAGACCTCCAAGGAGATGCAGGCTGCTTTCCCCAAGGAGACCGAGGAGCTGAAGCAGAGGACGCTCACCTCCCTGCTGGAGAAGGTGGAGGGGGCGAAGACCATCATGGACACCCCGGGGAGGCACCTCGTCTACAACGGAGACCTGGTGGAGTTTGACGTGGACAACATGTCCCCCATCCAGAAGGTGCACGCTTTCCTCATGAACGACTGTCTGCTGATCGCCACCTGGCTGCCGAACCGCAGGGGCACCGTGAAGTACAAGTACAACGCCCTGTACGACCTGGAGAGCTTCGCCGTGGTCAACGTGAAGGACAACCCCCCCATGAAGGACATGTTCAAGATCCTCATGTTCCCCGACAGCCGCATCTTCCAGGCGGAGAACAGCAAGGTCAAGAAGGAGTGGCTGGAGATCCTGGACGAAACCAAGAAGAGCAAGGTCACCAAGGAGCGGcacaagaaagaggaggaggtccCCACCTCCCCGGTGAGAGCAGAGGTGTCCACCAACCCCTTCGACGAGGACGAGCCGGTGGACGCCCAGGAAGGCGTGGACCTCAGCCTGGAGTGGATCCAGGAGCTGCCCGAGGATCTGGACGTCTGCATCGCCCAGAGAGACTTCGAGGGCGCCGTGGACCTGCTGGACAAACTCAACGGGTATCTGAAGGACCAGCCGGTCACCCAGAAGGTCAAGGAGCTCCGGCTGACGGTGGAGGAGCGCGTGCGGCAGCTGACGGAGGTCCTGGTGTTCGAGTTGTCTCCGGATCGGTCCCTTCGTGGAGGACCTAAAGCCACCAGGCGGGCTGTGTCCCAGCTGATCAGACTAG GCCAGTCCACCAAAGCCTGCGAGCTGTTCCTGAAGAACCGAGCTGCCGCGGTGCAGACGGCCATCCGGCAGCTCCGCATCGAGGGAGCCACGCTGCTCTACATCCACAAGCTCTGCAACATCTTCTTCACCAGCCTGCTGGAGACGGCCAAGGAGTTCGAAATGGATTTTGCAGGAAACACGGGCTGCTACTCGGCCTTCGTGGTCTGGTCCAAGTCGGCCATGAGGATGTTCGTGGACGCCTTCACCAAacag GTGTTTGACAGTAAGGAGAGTCTGTCCACGGCAGCCGAGTGTGTCAAAGTGGCTAAAGAGCACTGTCAGCAGCTGACGGAGATCGGCCTGGACCTGACCTTCACCTTGCAGTCGCTGCTGGTCAAAGACATCAAGGCGGCGCTGCAGAACTACAACGACATCATCATGGAAGCCACCAAGCACCGCAACTCGGAGGagatgtggaggaggatgaaCCTCATGACCCCCGAGGCTCTGGCTAAACTCAAG gacgAGATGTGCAGCTGCGGCATCGGCAGCTTCGAGCAGTACACCGGTGACGACTGCTGGGTGAACCTGAGCTACACCATCGTGGCCTTCACCAAGCAGATGATGAGCTTCCTGGAGGAAGGACTGAAGCTCTACTTCCCCGAGCTGCACATGGTGCTGCTGGAGAGCCTGAGGGAGATCATCCTGGTGGCCGTGCAGCACGTGGACTACAGCCTCCGCTGCGAGCAGGACCCCGAGAAGAAGGCCTTCATCCTGCAGAACGCCAGCTTCCTCCACGACACGGTGCTGCCCGTGGTGGAGCGCAGGTTCGAGGAGGGCGTGGGCAAGCCGGCCAAACAGCTGCAGGACCTGAGGAAGAGCACGAGGCCGGTTCGGGTCAACCCGGAGAGCACCACGTCGATGGTCTGA